One region of Culex pipiens pallens isolate TS chromosome 2, TS_CPP_V2, whole genome shotgun sequence genomic DNA includes:
- the LOC120414561 gene encoding uncharacterized protein LOC120414561 produces the protein MPLHNITLHFFLTVKQQQQNPPPSISSSAFVFSGADSPSSSGRLVLFAELCWPVAWIGGYRVPDAHWENVSGYFVRELAADWVLLAESIMTDRFIRPSTAQEMEELKLSVARPQLPKEHGPRI, from the exons ATGCCCTTACACAATATTACCCTTCATTTTTTCTTAACtgtcaaacaacaacaacagaatcCACCTCCTTCAATTTCATCATCCGCCTTCGTCTTCTCCGGAGCAGATTCCCCCAGCAGCAGCGGACGATTGGTGCTTTTTGCGGAACTTTGTTGGCCAGTGGCTTGGATCGGTGGTTACCGAGTTCCAGACGCACATTGGGAAAACGTTTCTGGTTATTTTGTGCGTGAACTTGCTGCTGATTGGGTTTTACTGGCGGAAAGTATCATGACCGATCGCTTCATCCGGCCGA GTACCGCCCAGGAAATGGAAGAGCTAAAGTTGTCAGTGGCACGTCCTCAATTGCCGAAGGAGCACGGCCCGCGGATCTAA